The following are encoded together in the Drosophila biarmipes strain raj3 chromosome 3L, RU_DBia_V1.1, whole genome shotgun sequence genome:
- the LOC108028288 gene encoding divergent protein kinase domain 1C: protein MLTALRRKIRFGMQRTVLIAVLLAVGIFSYAFLNLKFCFKLMSHRSLNLMCQKFEKHEYSGSLCEELCGSQSSFDNFQCPLNDMKTILFTAEKNGDTYAVKLARHNDDELSWTNNKGESIYPKLEEFHEIVKLHIILAYNVTLDDNMIRALVNQEIADDNSQQMVSFWRLFKDNNYMMGKLFDEESIFPAVLGSCGPYYATEGLQIVQSNPSIMQYLASNRVQRLKHALNIMEYIFRLDEMKPEPLKMCKMQVNRFGTASERRLKYQSAEHVYVESQLDKRLSRGVKCHTHQDCHFHSCRGLCDEEKQACTHIQQNNNFQIFCEHILLGGGTFQPGLLSGVRLSKALQKLVRMCVQPPKEHQVLGRQWAPNMQLALRLYNELKQLHQAAAASAGSQTPDEGQSRRGV from the exons ATGCTGACCGCCCTGCGTCGGAAAATTCGGTTCGGAATGCAGCGCACGGTTCTAATTGCGGTCCTGCTGGCGGTGGGCATTTTCAGCTACGCCTTCCTCAATCTCAAGTTCTGCTTCAAGCTGATGTCCCATCGCAGCCTCAACTTGATG TGCCAGAAGTTTGAAAAGCATGAGTACAGCGGCTCCCTGTGTGAAGAGCTTTGTGGTTCCCAATCTTCCTTCGACAACTTCCAGTGTCCCCTAAATGATATGAAAACTATTCTCTTCACGGCCGAGAAGAACGGTGACACGTACGCCGTGAAG CTGGCCCGGCACAATGATGACGAACTGAGCTGGACGAACAACAAGGGGGAGTCCATATACCCCAAGCTCGAGGAATTCCACGAGATCGTGAAGCTGCACATCATTCTTGCCTATAATGTGACGCTGGATGATAATATG ATCCGGGCTCTGGTCAACCAGGAAATAGCCGACGACAACTCGCAGCAGATGGTCAGTTTTTGGCGGCTGTTCAAGGACAACAACTACATGATGGGCAAGCTCTTCGACGAGGAGTCCATTTTCCCGGCTGTGCTGGGCTCCTGTGGACCTTACTATGCCACAGAGGGATTGCAGATCGTGCAGTCCAACCCCAGCATAATGCAGTATCT CGCCTCGAATCGCGTGCAGCGCCTGAAGCACGCCCTCAACATTATGGAGTACATTTTCCGGCTAGATGAAATGAAGCCGGAGCCCCTGAAAATGTGCAAGATGCAGGTGAACCGCTTCGGCACCGCCTCCGAAAGAAGGCTGAAGTACCAGAGCGCGGAGCACGTCTACGTGGAGAGCCAGCTGGACAAGCGGTTGTCCAGGGGCGTCAAGTGCCACACGCACCAGGACTGCCACTTCCACTCCTGCCGGGGACTGTGCGACGAGGAGAAGCAGGCCTGCACGCACATCCAGCAGAACAACAACTTCCAGATCTTCTGCGAGCACATCCTCCTGGGCGGCGGGACCTTCCAGCCCGGCCTGCTCAGCGGAGTGCGCCTCTCGAAGGCGCTCCAAAAGCTGGTCAGGATGTGCGTGCAGCCGCCCAAGGAGCATCAAGTGCTCGGACGCCAATGGGCGCCCAACATGCAGCTCGCCCTGCGGCTCTACAACGAGCTCAAGCAACTGCACCAGGCTGCAGCTGCGTCCGCAGGATCCCAGACTCCCGACGAGGGGCAGTCTCGTCGCGGGGTCTGA